One genomic segment of Ricinus communis isolate WT05 ecotype wild-type chromosome 3, ASM1957865v1, whole genome shotgun sequence includes these proteins:
- the LOC125369416 gene encoding bifunctional peptidase and arginyl-hydroxylase JMJD5-like isoform X2, whose translation MDTRGNGKLSPSGILLMAERVGSSTIEAMLSRTAPVFYGDLRSHERVPFPFSTFIDFCKQRIAKEEGHQPAVSDAEEQDHFISGDYAQQVYLAQVPIMNTEDRERVQLATLREDIQIPAFLESKELASINLWMNNAHARSSTHYDPHHNVLSIVAGRKQVTLWPPSASPFLYPMPIYGEACNHSSVALENPDFSLYPRAQFSLEYSQKVVLHAGDALFIPEGWFHQVDSDDLTIAVNFWWRSNIMSSMLEHMDAYYLRRILRRLIDKEMVRVPLVYRQCKIVCCFRLCALYVYGYISMHNSYEYFSFEFAFTFLNAISRKFFFLEMDP comes from the exons ATGGATACACGAGGCAATGGAAAGCTTTCACCAAGTGGAATCCTGCTAATGGCG GAGAGGGTAGGATCATCTACCATTGAAGCTATGCTTTCCAGAACTGCACCTGTCTTTTATGGCGATCTTAGAAGCCATGAGAGG GTTCCATTTCCGTTCTCCACGTTTATTGATTTTTGCAAGCAGCGTATAGCAAAAGAAGAAGGGCATCAGCCTGCAGTTTCTGATGCAGAAGAGCAGGACCATTTTATTTCTGGTGATTATGCTCAACAGGTCTATTTGGCCCAG GTGCCAATTATGAATACTGAAGATCGAGAGAGGGTCCAACTTGCAACTCTTAGAGAAGACATTCAAATT CCTGCTTTTTTGGAGTCAAAAGAACTAGCTTCTATTAATCTGTGGATGAATAATGCTCATGCTAGATCAAGTACTCACTATGATCCACATCATAATGTTCTAAGCATAGTTGCTGGACGCAAACAAg TTACCTTATGGCCTCCTTCTGCAAGCCCATTTTTATACCCGATGCCTATATATGGGGAAGCCTGTAATCACAG TTCTGTTGCTTTAGAAAACCCTGATTTTTCATTGTATCCAAGAGCACAATTCTCCTTGGAATATTCGCAGAAGGTTGTTCTTCATGCAGGTGATGCGCTTTTCATCCCCGAAGGCTG GTTCCATCAAGTAGATAGTGACGATTTGACCATTGCTGTTAACTTTTGGTGGCGGTCCAACATAATGTCTAGCATGTTAGAACACATGGATGCTTATTATTTGCGCAGAATTTTAAGAAG ATTGATTGATAAAGAAATGGTACGTGTCCCCCTTGTTTATAGGCAGTGCAAAATTGTTTGTTGTTTTAGATTGTGTGCGTTGTATGTATACGGATATATTTCTATGCATAATTcatatgaatatttttcttttgagtttgCATTCACTTTTCTAAATGCAATCTCtaggaaattttttttcctgGAAATGGATCCTTGA
- the LOC125369464 gene encoding probable aldo-keto reductase 1: protein LLSLEQREQALVQENLIPRVKLRNQGLEVSKLGFECTVLSGLYNYPLTDEEEIPIIMHAFSKVITFFDTTNIYGENANESLVGKALKQLPRDKIQVATKFGMLKIGPDGLVVCGRPKYVGESSEASLKRLDVQYIDLYYQHLLRTRRKNLRS, encoded by the exons CTATTGTCCTTAGAACAAAGAGAACAAGCACTCGTTCAAGAAAATCTAATTCCAAGAGTCAAACTTCGAAACCAGGGGTTGGAG GTTTCTAAGTTGGGGTTTGAATGTACCGTTCTCAGTGGACTGTACAATTATCCTCTGACTGATGAGGAAGAAATACCAATCATTATGCATGCTTTCAGTAAGGTTATCACTTTCTTTGACACAACAAATATTTATGGTGAAAATGCTAATGAAAGTCTAGTTGGAAAG GCTCTGAAGCAGTTGCCCAGAGATAAAATCCAGGTAGCCACTAAATTTGGTATGCTCAAAATAGGACCCGATGGCCTGGTAGTTTGTGGCCGACCGAAATATGTAGGAGAAAGCTCTGAAGCTAGCCTTAAGCGTCTTGATGTGCAATATATTGATCTCTATTACCAGCATCTTTTGAGGACACG ACGGAAGAACTTAAGAAGTTAG
- the LOC8259054 gene encoding uncharacterized protein LOC8259054: METTQNNRQQKQSSPTVSSCRKKKNEEATFLEDVKDHIDEFIHASMQEHKSCFKNTIHKMFGMSKIVAQREANVESKEVESSLALRTVVTE, translated from the exons ATGGAGACAACACAAAACAATCGACAGCAAAAGCAGTCGTCGCCCACTGTTTCTTCGTGtcgaaagaagaagaatgaggAGGCGACTTTTCTAGAGGATGTAAAGGATCATATTGATGAGTTTATTCATGCATCTATGCAAGAGCATAAGAGTTGCTTCAAGAATACCATCCACAAg ATGTTTGGAATGTCGAAGATTGTTGCGCAGAGAGAGGCTAATGTTGAGTCTAAAGAAGTCGAGAGTTCTTTGGCCCTTCGTACTGTAGTGACGGAgtag
- the LOC125369416 gene encoding lysine-specific demethylase JMJ30-like isoform X1, giving the protein MDTRGNGKLSPSGILLMAERVGSSTIEAMLSRTAPVFYGDLRSHERVPFPFSTFIDFCKQRIAKEEGHQPAVSDAEEQDHFISGDYAQQVYLAQVPIMNTEDRERVQLATLREDIQIVSALLFFLFSWLSIEKCLLSVDYFVQPAFLESKELASINLWMNNAHARSSTHYDPHHNVLSIVAGRKQVTLWPPSASPFLYPMPIYGEACNHSSVALENPDFSLYPRAQFSLEYSQKVVLHAGDALFIPEGWFHQVDSDDLTIAVNFWWRSNIMSSMLEHMDAYYLRRILRRLIDKEMVRVPLVYRQCKIVCCFRLCALYVYGYISMHNSYEYFSFEFAFTFLNAISRKFFFLEMDP; this is encoded by the exons ATGGATACACGAGGCAATGGAAAGCTTTCACCAAGTGGAATCCTGCTAATGGCG GAGAGGGTAGGATCATCTACCATTGAAGCTATGCTTTCCAGAACTGCACCTGTCTTTTATGGCGATCTTAGAAGCCATGAGAGG GTTCCATTTCCGTTCTCCACGTTTATTGATTTTTGCAAGCAGCGTATAGCAAAAGAAGAAGGGCATCAGCCTGCAGTTTCTGATGCAGAAGAGCAGGACCATTTTATTTCTGGTGATTATGCTCAACAGGTCTATTTGGCCCAG GTGCCAATTATGAATACTGAAGATCGAGAGAGGGTCCAACTTGCAACTCTTAGAGAAGACATTCAAATTGTTTctgctcttcttttcttcttgtttagTTGGTTATCCATAGAGAAATGTTTGTTGAGTGTTGATTATTTTGTGCAGCCTGCTTTTTTGGAGTCAAAAGAACTAGCTTCTATTAATCTGTGGATGAATAATGCTCATGCTAGATCAAGTACTCACTATGATCCACATCATAATGTTCTAAGCATAGTTGCTGGACGCAAACAAg TTACCTTATGGCCTCCTTCTGCAAGCCCATTTTTATACCCGATGCCTATATATGGGGAAGCCTGTAATCACAG TTCTGTTGCTTTAGAAAACCCTGATTTTTCATTGTATCCAAGAGCACAATTCTCCTTGGAATATTCGCAGAAGGTTGTTCTTCATGCAGGTGATGCGCTTTTCATCCCCGAAGGCTG GTTCCATCAAGTAGATAGTGACGATTTGACCATTGCTGTTAACTTTTGGTGGCGGTCCAACATAATGTCTAGCATGTTAGAACACATGGATGCTTATTATTTGCGCAGAATTTTAAGAAG ATTGATTGATAAAGAAATGGTACGTGTCCCCCTTGTTTATAGGCAGTGCAAAATTGTTTGTTGTTTTAGATTGTGTGCGTTGTATGTATACGGATATATTTCTATGCATAATTcatatgaatatttttcttttgagtttgCATTCACTTTTCTAAATGCAATCTCtaggaaattttttttcctgGAAATGGATCCTTGA